The segment CTTTTGTTTGCAAAATTCTAATTAGGTTAGGAGTTGAGTCTTGtaagcctataaaaaggcaacTCTTTCATTCAATAGAGGAGATGACGATTTTATGAAAACATGAGAGTTTAActctttttcttgttcttttgtgAATGCCTCTTGACACAAAGTAAGTTATGTCTcttttgttcaagttttggtTTATCAATTCAAGATCGCTTTGAATTGTGATGCCTTACTACCTTCTAAATAGTCTTGAACTGTTCTTGATTGGTTTAGAATCCATCTTTTGTATCTATAATCTATTCAAGATAGATCGTTCCGTTGTCTGATCAACTTGGTTCTTCAAAATAGGTTCTTGCTGGGTCGAGTTCGCATCACAACCCCTTTGTCTTCCGACTCAAGTATTCAACACGGTATTTGAAATGAATTTCAACCATCTGGCACCCTATACTGCTAGCAACTCTTCTTCGGAAAATCCTTGAAGAGTATCTAGCGCGACTATCTCTATCTAACACCATATACTGCTCAATACCCTTTCTATTGCAAAACCTTCTAGCGGGTATCCGGTTTAGTATCTGACTCGAAATTCATTGTGTAGTCCCGTATACTCTAATCAAATCCAATGATGACTTTTGGTAACTGGTCCCGGATTGTCCTTGCTTGTTGATCCctaccaaaaataataaattttaacaAGTAAAATGCAATGAATTCACAAGTCTTCTCAAAGTTACTCAAAAGCATCAAATACTGCCAAATGATTATTCACATTGTCGTAGGAGCTCAAAATTAATTCTAATTGAACTAAAATATACATAAACTATTAGATAAAATGGACACTTGTCAATTTTGTTGCGTAAAccttattcaatttacactaattattcatgattattGTTCCTATTTAAATCACAAATAAAATTAGTATCAACTTTCACTTTCAATTGAAAACTCCTACCACTTTCAAAGGAAAAGAGTAGGGCCTAAGAGTCCAGTTAAAAATCTCTAGTTACCTGATTATTGTCCCTATTACGTAAAGAGAGGCCtacattcatttttttttttgcccttctGGAAGTTGCATTTTAATTTATCTATAAAAGGTGGCACTTAGTGGAAGCTTATAAGTGTAGTAGGGAACTCAAACGAAGCAATAGCAAACCAATTCACATTTCTGAACGGAAAGGCAAAGATGTATACACTTCCAAATGAGCAAATAATTGCCTTCTTCTTCAAACATTCTATCTCATTACTTCTTTGTTTCCTCTTCACTATCTTTGTTGTCAAATGGCGAAATTCCACTTCAAACAACTCACAAAACCTTCCACCTTCCCCTCCAAAGCTACCCATAATCGGAAACCTTCATCAACTCGGTTCAATCCCTCAACGCTCTCTGAAAGCATTAGCTCAAAAATACGGTTCCCCAATGCTGCTTCATCTAGGCAGCAAGCCGGTGTTAATTATCTCCTCCCCTGATGCAGCTGAAGAAGTCATGAAAACACATGATTTAATCTTTGCCAATAGGCCTAAAGCAGGCTTTGCTGGAAGGCTTCTGTACAATTTCAAGGACATAGCGTTTGCTTCCTATGGTGAGTATTGGAGGCAGGTAAAATGCATATGTGTACTACAGCTTCTAAGCCACAAGAGGGTTCAGTCATTTCGAAGCATAAGGGAAGAAGAGATTGCACTATTGTTGGAAACAATTAGAGAATCTTGTGCTTCGTCTTCAGTAATacttataaataaaattttggcaAGGCTTACGAACAATATAGTTTCGAGAGTTGCCATTGGGAAAAGGTATTCGGGAGAGGAAAGTGGGAGCAGGTTTCAGCAACTCTTTGTGGAACTTACCATGTTGTTGGGTGTTTTCAATGTTGGAGATTACGTCCCATGGCTTGCATGGATAAATAATATCAATGGCTTGGAAGCAAAGGTGAAAAAAGTGGCCAAAAATTTCGATGAAATATATAGAGATAAAAGGTGGATGATCGAGAAAACATGAGATTTGATGAGTTATTGATTGAATCCAGGAAGATGCACCAATATTTTTGGCTCTATTGAGGAGAACTTCATAAAGACATACTACATGGTAAAGACAATTAACTTTCTCCTGCTTATCTTCCGAAGCTACCAACGTTTTAAGTTCTTTTGTTAATCACAGCATAGAATACTATCGCATGCTTTGGTCTGTAATGGTGAAACATCTCGAATTCGATCACTcactctctttctctttttttttgtataaaatgCAAAGCTGATGGGAATGGGATTTGAGCTTTGGTTTTCTGAGAATTGATTTTCAAAAACTCACACAAATCACCTGGGaaaaataacaaattcaaataaaGAAGTATAGCATCGCCTTATCTCGCGCCAGACTTAGTACAAAACATTTTGTTGTCCGCTGATTAGATCGTGACACCATCCGGGATATTTCTATGTCTCCTCATAATGGAATGATGCTGGAATATTTTTTCTATTCAAACATAAGTTAACTAGCTTTCACCATATTTGCAAACAGTTTGAAACCACCCTAACCATTTACTATGATTTTGACATACTATGTGAGTCAGTTGATGCactcttttatcttggttgtGTGACTTTGGTCCATATCGAATGATACAAGCAATGAGTTAAGAATAGAGTGAAAAGCAAAAATTAGCAACGTAATATAAAGGTCCAAGGTTGAGTTAGTTCGTTCATTAACTTCTTTGTCTTCTGAATAGGTATCTATACTCTTGAATATTTTGTGCAATAATTGAGTagaattcaaaagttttagCTGTACAAACTATTCTTATTATAACATAGACAAGTAGACTAGGAATAAAGTCTTTATGAGGTTGGTCCCTATGACGTATAACTGAAAGAACAAGCAATTTTGAGTTTGCAATCATGCAAACACCAAATTTTTCCTCAAGGAATCAAAATATTAGTTTTCATGTAGCTTGTGTCGGAAATTTGACATAGAACTTTCTATGTCCcgattttattattattatttttgtttttgcaggACATGTTTGTTGGTGGAACTGACACTACATCATCGCTGCTAGAGTGGACAATTTCAGAGCTATTAAGAAACACAAATGCCatgcaaaaattgcataaagaAGTGAGACAATTCTTAGGAAGCAAATCATGCATCAGGGAAGATGATTTAGAGAATCTCCATTACCTAAAAGCAGTAATAAAAGAGGCTCTTCGTTTGCATCCACCAGTTCCATTACTTCTTCCTCGTGAATCAAGCAAGGCAGTCAAAATAATGGGATACGATATAGCTGCCGGCACTCAAGTGATTATCAATGCTTGGGCGATCGCAAGGGACCCAAAATTGTGGGAAGCTGCCGAGGAATTTCAGCCAGAGAGGTTCTTGAATAGCTCGTTGGACTTTAAAGGGCAAAATTTTGAGTACATCCCATTTGGTTCTGGGAGGAGGAGCTGCCCTGGTTCTGCGTTTTCTATGGTTACAGCTGAACTTGCACTTGCAAATTTGATCTGCAACTTCGATTTTCAATTGGCTGGTGGAGCAAGACCAGAAGATTTGGATATGACTGAAGCACATGGGATCGTTACACCGAGGAAAGTCCCACTTCTACTAGTTGCAAGTCTACCTAATTAGGCACTTCAAGATCCAAGATAACATGTCGGTAGACATGTGTATATTATTCTATCTTGTCACAACTTTAAATTTGAGATGGAGTCTGATGGGAAAAACTTTTAAAATGGTGAAATATTGCATTATCAGTAGCATTGTGTCCTTGTATGTAAAATGTGTGATTTTGACACAGTAGCATTGTGTATGTAAAATGTGTGATTGTGTCCTTGTATGTAAAATATGTGCTTGTGTCCTTGTATTTAAAATGTATGATTTTGTCACTAGCTCATTCTGGGGATTTTAGATTTGTTCGGGATCATAATGGTCTATAGGGCGGACTAAATGATTTTTTCTTGGGTAAATTGCTCATAACCTACTGTCCTTTTTTATGATACCAGATGGCTATTCTGTGATTGCAAAATATCTACATAActcccttttattgttttatataaaGCGAAATTTAATCAAAAATTATCTCTATAACATCACTAGTTGAAATACTAATATTACCCTTATTTAAGTACTAAATTGAATAAGGGTCCAAGAATATTACATAAAAATTGTGAATTGATGCAAAATCATGAGGGTTAAATGAATATTTATGCAAAATTATAGGGCTTGAGGGAATATTTATACAAAATTTTAGGACGTTAAGTggatattattattttattacaTGTACTTTTGGAGTGTGTCTCAGTCAATTGTGTTAACCAAAGATGTTTTCCATCTATTTTTCactttatataaaattataggaAGTTATGAgaatattttgaaacttttgggagTCATGTGATAGTATGCAAAAGCACAGAGAGGCTTATGAGTAATTTACCCTACT is part of the Coffea eugenioides isolate CCC68of unplaced genomic scaffold, Ceug_1.0 ScVebR1_1526;HRSCAF=2389, whole genome shotgun sequence genome and harbors:
- the LOC113755491 gene encoding cytochrome P450 71A4-like, with translation MYTLPNEQIIAFFFKHSISLLLCFLFTIFVVKWRNSTSNNSQNLPPSPPKLPIIGNLHQLGSIPQRSLKALAQKYGSPMLLHLGSKPVLIISSPDAAEEVMKTHDLIFANRPKAGFAGRLLYNFKDIAFASYGEYWRQVKCICVLQLLSHKRVQSFRSIREEEIALLLETIRESCASSSVILINKILARLTNNIVSRVAIGKRYSGEESGSRFQQLFVELTMLLGVFNVGDYVPWLAWINNINGLEAKDMFVGGTDTTSSLLEWTISELLRNTNAMQKLHKEVRQFLGSKSCIREDDLENLHYLKAVIKEALRLHPPVPLLLPRESSKAVKIMGYDIAAGTQVIINAWAIARDPKLWEAAEEFQPERFLNSSLDFKGQNFEYIPFGSGRRSCPGSAFSMVTAELALANLICNFDFQLAGGARPEDLDMTEAHGIVTPRKVPLLLVASLPN